Proteins encoded together in one Pseudomonas sp. ADAK13 window:
- a CDS encoding helix-turn-helix domain-containing protein codes for MAIRFSKCPTWWIRDPQIGLIKFGGGKSAGLNIAALKCFLAISTSIDFHSQKAKLSISDLEALTGLSRPMVIRGLQVLVERGMVKVDKTAHIYEYELTSTRKDEGWGKIPYERIRKQLPEILNRGAIPLTALKIYLLLISLRPNGSESIPINYETMLGYLGCQRAHIRPALDILYSHTLVRITLEGSDARQRHNVYTILGI; via the coding sequence ATGGCAATCCGTTTCAGCAAGTGCCCTACCTGGTGGATTAGGGATCCGCAGATAGGGCTAATCAAATTTGGTGGTGGAAAAAGCGCGGGGTTAAACATCGCTGCATTGAAATGCTTCCTGGCAATTTCAACCTCGATCGACTTTCACTCGCAAAAAGCAAAATTGTCTATCTCAGACCTGGAAGCTCTGACCGGCCTATCAAGGCCAATGGTCATACGTGGCCTTCAAGTACTCGTTGAGCGCGGGATGGTCAAGGTGGACAAAACCGCACACATTTATGAGTACGAACTGACGTCAACGAGGAAAGATGAGGGCTGGGGAAAGATTCCTTACGAGCGTATCCGTAAGCAGTTGCCCGAAATTCTGAATCGGGGTGCTATTCCACTGACAGCTTTGAAAATCTACCTTCTGTTGATCTCGCTGCGTCCTAACGGATCGGAGTCCATCCCAATAAACTACGAGACGATGTTGGGATATTTGGGTTGCCAAAGGGCTCATATTCGACCGGCACTCGACATCCTTTACAGCCATACCTTGGTGCGCATCACGTTGGAGGGATCGGATGCAAGGCAACGGCATAATGTCTACACGATTCTGGGGATATAG
- a CDS encoding UvrD-helicase domain-containing protein, with protein sequence MTVPVIDAADLAALSELTPDLNFDDQERRAVLLENQSRDINAAPGSGKTTVLAAKLLMLSRKWTSTRAGVCVLSHTNVARDEIQHRLGTSHDGSRLLSHPHFIGTIHAMVNQFLALPYLRSNGMTVDVIDNDIFARRALALAQASFGLKLYMQNNASVAPMLEGLVYKGASLDLASEFGSLPKPGAKTLPAIVGIKEKLVAEGVFRHADMFAYAERLLTLFPKVRTQLSRRFPIVFIDEMQDTSWEQERLLKLMFDETVIVQRFGDINQRILGSSEGAENLTFPRGDVLSISSSKRFGPHIAKSVSRTQLAGTAVTGEAVDRHASMLIVYSTGRIKDVISTFGDHVLDRFSDTDLTSGKVKALCARKQGDAIKQLAGRTLLDYWPASGGDQSPGLKLVRIWALLGGAKPAVNASFSLRFEEIRRALFLVLRAAKAEIVEGLKTDHQLIRKLRDADGDVSAFRLLIRDLCMANVSDADEARRIRIVNSLYVRLRPLLPNHMTPQIFAALPVFERSEAMAIQGAHRSMCSIEKNGRSLGIHIGTLASMKGETHLATLVMESLGHPSRRFDLELALPIIAGIGTRSGKMPETQLSQFRNLYVGMSRPTSFLCLAVNAERVSDECKTALADQGWAITHLL encoded by the coding sequence ATGACAGTTCCTGTGATCGATGCTGCCGATCTTGCGGCTCTAAGTGAACTGACACCCGACTTAAACTTCGATGATCAAGAGCGGCGTGCCGTATTGCTGGAGAACCAGTCTCGAGACATTAACGCGGCACCAGGCAGCGGCAAGACCACGGTACTAGCTGCGAAGCTCCTGATGCTGAGCCGCAAATGGACCTCAACTCGCGCGGGCGTTTGTGTGCTCAGTCATACCAATGTCGCACGGGATGAGATTCAACACCGGTTAGGTACAAGCCATGACGGGAGTCGCCTGCTCTCGCATCCCCACTTCATCGGGACGATTCACGCCATGGTGAATCAGTTTCTGGCTCTACCCTACCTGCGAAGCAATGGAATGACTGTCGATGTGATCGACAACGATATCTTTGCTCGGCGAGCATTGGCGTTAGCCCAAGCTAGCTTTGGTTTGAAGCTTTATATGCAAAATAATGCAAGCGTGGCGCCCATGCTAGAGGGGCTGGTGTACAAAGGTGCCTCTCTGGACCTCGCCAGCGAGTTTGGCTCGCTCCCTAAACCAGGCGCGAAAACCCTTCCGGCAATCGTCGGTATCAAAGAAAAGCTCGTTGCTGAAGGGGTTTTCCGGCACGCGGACATGTTCGCGTACGCAGAACGTTTGCTGACCCTTTTCCCTAAGGTTCGTACCCAGCTATCCCGAAGATTCCCTATCGTCTTTATCGACGAAATGCAGGACACGTCCTGGGAGCAAGAGCGTTTGTTGAAACTGATGTTCGATGAGACCGTTATCGTTCAGCGCTTCGGCGACATCAACCAACGAATCCTTGGAAGCTCGGAAGGCGCGGAAAACCTGACTTTCCCCCGAGGCGACGTACTTTCTATCTCCTCCAGCAAGCGCTTTGGTCCCCACATCGCTAAGTCTGTGTCTAGAACACAGCTGGCAGGTACCGCTGTTACTGGAGAGGCCGTAGACCGCCACGCGTCCATGCTGATCGTCTACAGCACAGGGCGAATAAAGGATGTGATTTCGACCTTTGGAGATCATGTACTAGACCGGTTCAGCGATACCGATCTGACCAGTGGAAAAGTCAAAGCCCTTTGCGCTCGCAAACAGGGAGATGCCATAAAACAGTTAGCAGGCCGTACCCTCTTAGACTACTGGCCGGCCTCGGGTGGCGACCAATCACCCGGACTCAAGCTTGTGCGAATCTGGGCGCTTCTCGGGGGAGCCAAGCCTGCTGTAAACGCATCATTTTCATTAAGATTTGAGGAGATCCGCAGAGCATTGTTTCTGGTACTGCGCGCGGCCAAGGCAGAGATTGTCGAAGGCTTAAAAACCGATCATCAGCTAATTCGAAAACTCCGTGATGCTGATGGAGATGTTTCAGCCTTCCGGCTACTGATTCGTGATCTGTGCATGGCAAACGTGAGCGATGCGGATGAAGCTAGGCGTATCCGTATCGTGAATTCTTTATACGTCAGACTGCGTCCGTTGCTACCTAATCACATGACGCCACAGATATTCGCCGCGCTCCCGGTTTTTGAGCGATCAGAGGCCATGGCTATTCAAGGAGCCCACCGGTCCATGTGCTCTATCGAAAAAAATGGTCGCAGCTTAGGTATTCATATCGGTACCCTCGCCTCGATGAAAGGCGAAACGCATCTGGCGACCCTCGTCATGGAGTCACTAGGCCATCCAAGTCGTCGCTTCGACCTGGAGCTAGCATTGCCCATCATCGCTGGGATTGGCACTCGCTCCGGGAAAATGCCTGAGACTCAGCTTTCTCAATTTCGAAACCTGTATGTCGGTATGTCGCGACCTACCAGCTTTCTATGCTTGGCAGTCAACGCAGAACGGGTTTCGGACGAGTGTAAAACGGCATTGGCCGATCAAGGGTGGGCCATCACCCATTTGCTGTAG